The Paenibacillus sp. FSL H7-0357 nucleotide sequence AACACGCTATTGATCAGCCTGACGATTATCTTCCTGATCGTGGTAGTCACCCTGCAGCCGATTGCCGCTTATCTGGAGGTCAACCTGGAAATTCCGGTCTTGATTGCGCTGCTGGTCTGTCTGATCCCCACTACCATTGGAGGGTTATTGTCGGCAATCGGAATTGCGGGCATGGATCGGGTTACCCAGTTCAATGTGCTCGCCATGTCCGGTAAAGCGGTCGAAGCTGCCGGAGACATCAACACGATGATTCTTGATAAGACCGGCACAATTACCTTTGGCAACCGTATGGCCAGTGAATTTGTACCTGTGGGCAATGAGACGGTAGAGGATCTGGCCGGGTGGGCCGCTGTCAGCTCGCTGAAAGATGAGACGCCGGAAGGGCGCTCCGTCATTGAGCTGGCCAAGAAACAAGGATACAGTTACGACAACAGCCTTATGGCTGGAGGCGAGTTTATAGAATTCCGTGCCGAAACACGGATGAGCGGAATGGATCTTCAGGACGGCCGGATGGTTCGCAAAGGGGCTGTGGATTCCATTAAGCGCTGGGTGTCTTCTCAAGGGGGGCAGATTCCAGATCATTTGGATCAGCAAACGAATGCCATTGCCGGCAAAGGAGGGACACCGCTGGCTGTTGCAGTTGATAACCGGATATATGGACTCATCTATCTGAAAGACACGGTTAAGCCGGGGATGAAGGAACGTTTTGATGAACTGCGCAAAATGGGCATCAAGACGATTATGTGTACAGGGGACAATCCGCTGACTGCTGCTACTATCGCCTTCGAGGCCGGAGTCGACGGATTCATTGCCGAAAGTACACCGGAGAATAAGATCGAGGTCATCCGCCGGGAGCAAAGTGAAGGCAAGCTGGTGGCAATGACTGGGGACGGCACGAATGATGCTCCTGCATTGGCACAGGCGGATGTGGGACTTGCGATGAACAGCGGGACCACAGCGGCGAAGGAAGCGGCCAATATGGTTGATCTGGACTCCGACCCGTCTAAGATCATTGAGGTTGTGGCGATCGGCAAGCAGCTGCTGATGACACGCGGAGCATT carries:
- the kdpB gene encoding potassium-transporting ATPase subunit KdpB; this translates as MSTVQKKKLLSGPIIRSAVKDSFIKLNPMTLMKNPVMFVVEIGTIIVLLMILAPGYFDAEEARGFNIAVFFILLVTVLFANFAEALAEGRGKAQADTLKKTKQDISANRLVGGVIKIVASSELRKGDVVVVSQGELIPGDGEVIEGLASVDESAITGESAPVIKEAGGDFGSVTGGTRVVSDQIKVQITSEPGESFLDRMISLVEGAKRQKTPNEIALNTLLISLTIIFLIVVVTLQPIAAYLEVNLEIPVLIALLVCLIPTTIGGLLSAIGIAGMDRVTQFNVLAMSGKAVEAAGDINTMILDKTGTITFGNRMASEFVPVGNETVEDLAGWAAVSSLKDETPEGRSVIELAKKQGYSYDNSLMAGGEFIEFRAETRMSGMDLQDGRMVRKGAVDSIKRWVSSQGGQIPDHLDQQTNAIAGKGGTPLAVAVDNRIYGLIYLKDTVKPGMKERFDELRKMGIKTIMCTGDNPLTAATIAFEAGVDGFIAESTPENKIEVIRREQSEGKLVAMTGDGTNDAPALAQADVGLAMNSGTTAAKEAANMVDLDSDPSKIIEVVAIGKQLLMTRGALTTFSIANDIAKYFAIIPAMFTLAIPEMEVLNVMGLGSPSSAIISALIFNAIIIPLLIPLAMRGVSYKPMSSTKLLSRNIFIYGLGGILVPFLGIKLIDLVVSIWI